The Parashewanella spongiae genome has a window encoding:
- a CDS encoding thymidine kinase: MAQLYFYYSAMNAGKSTSLLQSSYNYRERGMRTLVLTAGIDDRYGVGKVSSRIGLETEASIFNADSNLIDLIQKEIEATPIHCVLVDESQFLTKEQVKQLTHVVDNLNVPVLCYGLRTDFQGELFIGSRYLLAWADKLVELKTICHCGRKANMVVRLDGNGNVMSEGEQVAIGGNESYESVCRTHFREFIWDK; the protein is encoded by the coding sequence TTGGCACAGTTATATTTTTATTATTCGGCGATGAATGCCGGAAAATCGACCTCTTTATTACAGTCTTCATACAATTACCGTGAAAGAGGCATGCGTACATTAGTATTAACTGCAGGAATTGATGACAGATACGGTGTTGGTAAAGTATCTTCAAGAATTGGTTTAGAAACAGAAGCCAGTATTTTTAATGCAGACTCTAATTTAATCGATCTCATTCAAAAAGAAATTGAAGCTACTCCTATCCATTGTGTGTTGGTAGACGAAAGCCAGTTTTTGACAAAAGAGCAAGTAAAACAATTAACTCATGTCGTCGATAATCTGAACGTTCCAGTGCTATGTTATGGGTTGCGTACTGATTTTCAAGGCGAATTATTCATAGGTAGTCGTTATTTACTGGCTTGGGCCGACAAGCTTGTTGAATTAAAGACGATCTGTCATTGTGGTCGTAAAGCAAACATGGTGGTTAGGCTTGATGGCAACGGCAATGTAATGAGTGAGGGAGAGCAAGTCGCTATTGGAGGTAATGAGAGTTACGAGTCGGTTTGCCGTACGCATTTCAGAGAGTTTATTTGGGATAAATAG